The region TTTATTGGTCGATTGAGAGAACTCTCGGAACCGGCAAAAAAAGCTTATGCCGACGGGTTACGGTCAAAAGTCATACACCTGTTCGCTGCGAGGTTGACCGGGTCAGAGCGGAAGAAAATGGCCGCTGCCGCACTCCAGGAATTGACTGGGCTCCTCCCTCAAACTCTTCGGTCTGAAAGCGGTGGACCAGACATGGGAAGAGATGCCGTGGTGCAAGACCTTTGGCTCTGGATGCGTAGTATCATGACAATCACCACGACATCGTCACTAATGGGAAAAGAAAACAACCCATGGAGCAAGGACGTTTCTCTCGTAGATACTTACTGGTAAGCTATGATTCCACATAACCAAACCCAGCTGAGAATGTGGTGACATCTGACCCGAGTCCAAACGCTGACATGCATTTTTCAATCTACTCAGGCAATTCGAAGATGGAGACCCAACTGACAGCACCACTGTCTTCGATCTTACATTTCGGAGCTCGAAGAAGGCGCATCTCACTCTGGTGAATGTATTAGAAGCTTATTTTACGGCTGGACACGACAGGCTCAACGTCAAGAATAGCGACAATCATATTGCCTCGCTTACAGTCGACATGGCTGCCATGCAACGCGAGCACGGGTTCACGGCTAGAGATATAGCAGCGACGTACCTGATCATTATCCACGCGGCAGTGGCCAACGTGGTACCGACATTATTCTGGTGTGTGACATACGTCTTCAGCCAGCCAGCACTGCTCGTTGAACTGAGAGATGAGTTGAGTGCGGCAGTGACAATCGAGGCAAATACTGCAGTTGTGGATGCCGATCGGATACAATCCAACTGTCCACTTCTGCTATCCGTGTTGCGCGAGACACAGCGCCTGGTCTCGGTAGGCACACTGCACCGCCGAGTCGTCGACGACACCGTCGTATCCACCCACCGCCGCGAAAGTCAAGGGCAATCTTACCTTCTCAAAAAGGGCACCAACATGCTAATTTCAATGAAGAGCGCCCACCGCAACCCACTGACCTGGGGACCCACAGCCAATGAATTCCACGCAGACCGATTCCTAGAGAAGCAGCCGAGTGCGATGGAGGAAAATCCAGATGATTCGACTCATTTACGCAGAGTGGGTTACTTCCCTTTTGGCGGAGGCCAGGACCAGTGTCCTGGACGCCACTTTGCAATCACCCATATAATGGGCACCATGGCTGTACTTATTCTGGGTCACGATATTACAGCTGTGGGTGGCGGACCCATATCTCAGCCAGGGTTTGGCCCGTGTAGGATGACAGAAGATACTGTGCGACCACATCCGGATGCCGACTTAGGGGTACGGATTGAAAGAAGACAAGGTTGGGAAGAAGTAGTGTGGCAAGTGAGGAATGATCACTGATAATGTATCTTATCTATACTGGATGAAACGTAATACTTCAAGTCTATCATGCTAGCATCTGAATCGGAAATGAGTTCCCCATGGGTAGCAGCGTCAAACTGTCAAACAACGTGCTCTCCACGATCCCAAGCCGCTCACCGCACTCGCCGCCTTGCCATCATAGACACGTGTGCCCTCTTCTCTGTGTCCCACAACAAGGATATGCAAACTTGAAATGAAAACATCTAGCAGCAGTCTCCAATTACTAGACCAACTCGACTGACTAGCCTACCTTCTTCGAGCGCTCTTGGGCGACGAGGGCTAGGAGATGGAAATACTTCATCATTAAGATGCAGCTGTTTGGAAATCCGCCTAGAGAGATGCATTTTGTGTGATACTCAAACAACGGGCCTACTCACGAAAGTGGTACTGGGAATGTGCCTTTGAGCCAGAACCAAGCGTGTACTGAGGAGGTAGAATCTAGATGTGCGCACATACAGATAGCTTAAGTGCCTCACAAGAACCAACCCCACTGAACTATGGAACATCAGGTTTAGACAACCACATACCGTCTTTGGAGTCCCCATGGCCTCAGGGAAAGATCGATACACGCAACAGTCACATCACGTCCATCATGCCCACATACCGACCACCACATCATAAGCAACCACATAATAAACACGTAAAGCTTTTGATAGATTACCAGGTATGTTCAAACCATGTAGCCGGTGATAAAGAAACCATATGTGACGAAACCTTGCCTGAGCCCCCTTTCCACCCTGACCCCCAACAACCTGATGCCATCCGAGCCATGATGCTCTTACCCACTCACCGAAAATGTGGTGAGGTAGCCAGCCGCTTCATGTATAAAAAAACACGCCCAGAGAGAAGATTTTGGAAGGGAAGATAAACATACCGTTACGCCATGCTCCAAATTCCACATGCAGTGTAGAAACGAGACTTGAACCCATGCTGCTCGCTTCACGTCGCTTTGAGTAGTCCACGCTCACAGCGCGCTTACTAGATCCGGTGCTTCTCCGATTCTAGGAAGGAATGAGTTTCACGGTCGTATGGAAGTgggggggaggggggag is a window of Pyrenophora tritici-repentis strain M4 chromosome 2, whole genome shotgun sequence DNA encoding:
- a CDS encoding CypX, Cytochrome P450, which translates into the protein MDVLTNTTSDGARGLGSTANLSDASGLFNIDSGYAMMFFCTLATVTFFATKQRTGGTPFSASAEPPAVPHLIPFVGHLWGLMRYTHEYANTLCQSTPYPIFSIPVLFDKAYLVNSPLFAQDIFRKKSVSMIPLVIEFIGRLRELSEPAKKAYADGLRSKVIHLFAARLTGSERKKMAAAALQELTGLLPQTLRSESGGPDMGRDAVVQDLWLWMRSIMTITTTSSLMGKENNPWSKDVSLVDTYWQFEDGDPTDSTTVFDLTFRSSKKAHLTLVNVLEAYFTAGHDRLNVKNSDNHIASLTVDMAAMQREHGFTARDIAATYLIIIHAAVANVVPTLFWCVTYVFSQPALLVELRDELSAAVTIEANTAVVDADRIQSNCPLLLSVLRETQRLVSVGTLHRRVVDDTVVSTHRRESQGQSYLLKKGTNMLISMKSAHRNPLTWGPTANEFHADRFLEKQPSAMEENPDDSTHLRRVGYFPFGGGQDQCPGRHFAITHIMGTMAVLILGHDITAVGGGPISQPGFGPCRMTEDTVRPHPDADLGVRIERRQGWEEVVWQVRNDH